One segment of Canis aureus isolate CA01 chromosome 27, VMU_Caureus_v.1.0, whole genome shotgun sequence DNA contains the following:
- the MMAB gene encoding corrinoid adenosyltransferase MMAB isoform X1 encodes MAVWGLGGRVGLRGGVGARGLLCPRFQSRRSQGVEDGDGPQSSSKTPRIPKIYTKTGDKGFSSTFTGERRPKDDQVFEAVGTTDELSSAIGFALEFITEKGHPFAEELQKIQCSLQDVGSALATPHSSAREAHLRHATFEAGPILELEQWIDKYSNQLPPLTAFILPSGGKSSCALHFCRAVCRRAERRVVPLVQMGETNANVAKFLNRLSDYLFTLARYVAMKEGNQEKIYKKNDPSA; translated from the exons ATGGCTGTGTGGGGCCTGGGAGGCCGCGTGGGCCTGCGCGGGGGCGTCGGCGCCCGTGGGCTACTGTGTCCCCGTTTCCAGAGCCGCCGCTCCCAGGGCGTGGAAGACGGGGACGG GCCACAGTCTTCCTCAAAGACACCCAGGATCCCCAAGATATACACCAAAACAGGAGACAAAG GGTTTTCTAGCACTTTCACTGGAGAAAGGAGACCTAAAGATGACCAAGTGTTTGAAGCCGTGGGAACTACAGATGAATTAAGTTCAGCTATTGG aTTTGCTTTGGAATTCATCACAGAAAAAGGCCACCCCTTTGCTGAAGAGCTTCAGAAA ATCCAGTGCTCGCTGCAGGACGTCGGCTCTGCCCTGGCGACACCGCACTCTTCGGCCAGGGAGGCTCACTTAA GACATGCTACATTTGAGGCAGGGCCCATCCTGGAGCTGGAGCAGTGGATTGACAAATATTCCAACCAGCTCCCACCACTCACGGCTTTTATTCTGCCG TCAGGGGGCAAGAGCAGCTGTGCACTGCACTTCTGTCGGGCTGTGTGCCGCCGAGCAGAGAGACG CGTGGTGCCGCTTGTCCAGATGGGTGAGACCAACGCTAATGTGGCCAAGTTCTTAAACAG aCTCAGCGACTATCTCTTCACATTAGCCAGATATGTGGCCATGAAAGAGGggaatcaggaaaaaatatacaagaaaaatgaCCCGTCGGCCTGA
- the MMAB gene encoding corrinoid adenosyltransferase MMAB isoform X2 encodes MAVWGLGGRVGLRGGVGARGLLCPRFQSRRSQGVEDGDGPQSSSKTPRIPKIYTKTGDKGFSSTFTGERRPKDDQVFEAVGTTDELSSAIGFALEFITEKGHPFAEELQKIQCSLQDVGSALATPHSSAREAHLRHATFEAGPILELEQWIDKYSNQLPPLTAFILPPIPTFYSQGARAAVHCTSVGLCAAEQRDESRPPCGTSVPRLARTPGRLLRALEVLL; translated from the exons ATGGCTGTGTGGGGCCTGGGAGGCCGCGTGGGCCTGCGCGGGGGCGTCGGCGCCCGTGGGCTACTGTGTCCCCGTTTCCAGAGCCGCCGCTCCCAGGGCGTGGAAGACGGGGACGG GCCACAGTCTTCCTCAAAGACACCCAGGATCCCCAAGATATACACCAAAACAGGAGACAAAG GGTTTTCTAGCACTTTCACTGGAGAAAGGAGACCTAAAGATGACCAAGTGTTTGAAGCCGTGGGAACTACAGATGAATTAAGTTCAGCTATTGG aTTTGCTTTGGAATTCATCACAGAAAAAGGCCACCCCTTTGCTGAAGAGCTTCAGAAA ATCCAGTGCTCGCTGCAGGACGTCGGCTCTGCCCTGGCGACACCGCACTCTTCGGCCAGGGAGGCTCACTTAA GACATGCTACATTTGAGGCAGGGCCCATCCTGGAGCTGGAGCAGTGGATTGACAAATATTCCAACCAGCTCCCACCACTCACGGCTTTTATTCTGCCG CCAATACCCACTTTCTACAGTCAGGGGGCAAGAGCAGCTGTGCACTGCACTTCTGTCGGGCTGTGTGCCGCCGAGCAGAGAGACG AAAGTAGGCCACCGTGTGGGACGTCTGTACCCAGACTGGCGAGGACACCCGGGAGGCTGCTGCGAGCTCTGGAGGTGCTGCTGTGA
- the MMAB gene encoding corrinoid adenosyltransferase MMAB isoform X3, with protein sequence MAVWGLGGRVGLRGGVGARGLLCPRFQSRRSQGVEDGDGPQSSSKTPRIPKIYTKTGDKGFSSTFTGERRPKDDQVFEAVGTTDELSSAIGFALEFITEKGHPFAEELQKIQCSLQDVGSALATPHSSAREAHLRHATFEAGPILELEQWIDKYSNQLPPLTAFILPPIPTFYSQGARAAVHCTSVGLCAAEQRDAWCRLSRWVRPTLMWPSS encoded by the exons ATGGCTGTGTGGGGCCTGGGAGGCCGCGTGGGCCTGCGCGGGGGCGTCGGCGCCCGTGGGCTACTGTGTCCCCGTTTCCAGAGCCGCCGCTCCCAGGGCGTGGAAGACGGGGACGG GCCACAGTCTTCCTCAAAGACACCCAGGATCCCCAAGATATACACCAAAACAGGAGACAAAG GGTTTTCTAGCACTTTCACTGGAGAAAGGAGACCTAAAGATGACCAAGTGTTTGAAGCCGTGGGAACTACAGATGAATTAAGTTCAGCTATTGG aTTTGCTTTGGAATTCATCACAGAAAAAGGCCACCCCTTTGCTGAAGAGCTTCAGAAA ATCCAGTGCTCGCTGCAGGACGTCGGCTCTGCCCTGGCGACACCGCACTCTTCGGCCAGGGAGGCTCACTTAA GACATGCTACATTTGAGGCAGGGCCCATCCTGGAGCTGGAGCAGTGGATTGACAAATATTCCAACCAGCTCCCACCACTCACGGCTTTTATTCTGCCG CCAATACCCACTTTCTACAGTCAGGGGGCAAGAGCAGCTGTGCACTGCACTTCTGTCGGGCTGTGTGCCGCCGAGCAGAGAGACG CGTGGTGCCGCTTGTCCAGATGGGTGAGACCAACGCTAATGTGGCCAAGTTCTTAA